ATGCGCAGCTACTGGCGGACCACGCGTGCGTGGGAGATCACGTGGGCGAGATCCTGGAGCGCAACACCTGCAAGTACCCGTGGCAGCACCAGCTGGACATGCGGATCACCAAGGAATTCTCCACGGTTGCCGGTCAGCGGGCGGAGATCCAGGTCGACTTCTTCAACGTGCTGAACGGCTTCGGACGACTGTTCTGCGACGAGTCCGATCCGGACTCCAACCTCACCGAGGGCGTGTGCGGACTGGGCCGGGTGATGGGAGTCTTCGGCTCGGATCAGAACCTGCTCGAGGCGCGGGGCTTCGACACGGCCACCAACGAGGTTCTCTACGAGGTCGGCGACTCTTTCTTCACCGAGGACGTGCTCGGGTCGAACCTGGTGCTGCAGTTCCAGACCCAGATCGGCATCAAGTACTTCTTCTAGGCCGTTCTCGGCATACGCGGAAGGGGTCCGCCGGTTCTCCGGCGGACCCCTTCGTGCGTACACGGACCACTCAAGTCGGCGTCGCCGCCCGCTGCAGGGCCTCCGCTTCGATCTCGGCGACCTCGGCGCGCACCTCGGCGATCAGACGCCGCCGCTCCTGGTAGGGAAGAAACGCCGCGCGGAATCCCGTCTCGATCACGTCGCACAGCTCGGCCCAGGAGAACCGCGCCGCTCGCTGCGTGCGCCAGACCTCCTCGGTGACCGTGACCCCGCTCATGAGCCGGTTGTCGGTGTTGATCGTCACCATCAGGCCCAGGTCGTAGTAGTGCCTGATCGGGTGGGCTTCGAGTGAAGCTACGACTCCCGTCTGGACGTTGGAAGTAGGGCAGCACTCCAAGGTTATGCGCCGGTCATTCACGTATTGCTCGAGGTCGGGATCTTCGCGCAGGCGCGTGCCGTGGCCGATTCTGTTGGCGTGGCACAGGTGTATGGCCTGGTGTATCGATGCGGGACCGAACGCCTCGCCGGCGTGCACCGTCACCGGCATGTTGGCGCGCACCACGCGCTCGAAGGCCTCCCTGTGATCGCCCGGAGGGTGGTTGTTCTCCGGCCCCGCCAGGTCCAGCGCTACCACGCCCTTCCCCTTGTAGGCGACCGTGAGGTCGGCCAGCGCCATGGTGACCGCCGGGCTCATGTTCCGGATGCCGCAGATGATCAGCCCTATGCGGACTCCGTGTTCGCGCTCGGCGCGGCCGAAGCCGCGCAGCGTGGCGTCCACGACCTGCTCGTGGGACAGGCCGCGCTCGGTGTTCAGCGCCGGCGAGTAGCGAACCTCCATGTAGCGGACGTTTTCGGCGGCGGCGTCTTCACCCAGCTCGTACGCCGCGCGCTCGAGAGCGTCGACGTCCTGCAGGACGGCCAGCGTGATGCTGAAGCGGTCGAGGTACTCGATCAGGTCCTGCGCGTCGGTGACGTGCATGAACGCGGCGAGGCCGTCCGCATTCGCCGCGGGCAGATCCACGCCTCGCTCCCCGGCCAGCTCGAGCAGCGTACCGGGTCTAAGCGAGCCGTCCAGGTGGACGTGCAGGTCGGTCTTGGGGAGACGCGCGATCAGCTCGCGCGTGACCTCCAGGCCGGGCCGATCGGAGCTCAGCCCTCCGGTCACCGGCCGCCCGCCGCGTCCGCGCCCACGGCTACGAAACGGGCTTCGCCGGGCGCCCCGACAGGCTGCGGCTGGGTGCCCAGATAGTCGATCAGCGCGTCCAGGTCGAGCATCCCCTGGTCGTCCCGTTCCAGCGGGTTGCCCAGCGGGTCGAGGCCGTCACCGCGCTGCGCCATGAAGTCGTTGACGGCAACCCAGTAGGTGGCCTCCGGATCGAGCGCGGTGCCGTCCTCGAGTCGAACCGCGAGCACGCGAGCGCCGGCGCCGGCGGCGGGGTCGTACTCGACGCGGATCCCGCTCACGTGGAGGTCGGGCGCGCTTCCGTCCAGACCCGCTTCCAGCGTGGCGACGACCTGCGCGCCCGTCAGGCGCAGCCGCACCATGCGATTCTCGAAGGGCTGCACCCGGTACAGCATGCCCCAGGTGATCTCACCCGCCGGCAGGCCGTCGCGGATGCCGCCGTTGTTCATCATGGCGATGTCGGCGCCCGTCTGGGCGCGCTGCGCGTCGGCGATCAGGCGGCCGAGGGCGTACTCGCCGGGGGATCGGTCCAGCGGATCGGCCAGGGTCGCCACGACCTCGTTGACCTTGGGGCCGATCTCCCGCTGGTAGTCGGCGACCAGCGCGGCGACTGCGCTGTCGGGATCGACCAGGTCGGCGAATGTCGTGGG
This genomic interval from Gemmatimonadota bacterium contains the following:
- the add gene encoding adenosine deaminase, which produces MTGGLSSDRPGLEVTRELIARLPKTDLHVHLDGSLRPGTLLELAGERGVDLPAANADGLAAFMHVTDAQDLIEYLDRFSITLAVLQDVDALERAAYELGEDAAAENVRYMEVRYSPALNTERGLSHEQVVDATLRGFGRAEREHGVRIGLIICGIRNMSPAVTMALADLTVAYKGKGVVALDLAGPENNHPPGDHREAFERVVRANMPVTVHAGEAFGPASIHQAIHLCHANRIGHGTRLREDPDLEQYVNDRRITLECCPTSNVQTGVVASLEAHPIRHYYDLGLMVTINTDNRLMSGVTVTEEVWRTQRAARFSWAELCDVIETGFRAAFLPYQERRRLIAEVRAEVAEIEAEALQRAATPT